In Alphaproteobacteria bacterium, a single genomic region encodes these proteins:
- a CDS encoding isochorismatase family cysteine hydrolase — protein sequence MLLTAERTALIVVDMQNGFCHADGSAARLGFDITQCQESVEPCVRLVDRARAAGIPVIFTRLKWRADYRDGGVLTDELLPALAEARCCADGTWDAELIDEMAPQESDFIVDKNRYSAFHGTPLDSILRAADIRSVVVCGVTTNVCVETTARDAGQRDFRTFIVRDATGEIAPERKEWALATLDTRFGRVVEAGEVLQVWSGAAKHDA from the coding sequence ATGCTGTTAACCGCCGAGCGCACGGCACTCATCGTCGTCGATATGCAAAACGGCTTTTGTCATGCCGACGGTTCGGCGGCGCGGCTGGGTTTTGACATCACGCAATGCCAGGAATCTGTGGAGCCCTGCGTTCGTCTGGTGGACCGGGCCCGGGCGGCCGGCATTCCGGTCATCTTCACGCGGCTGAAATGGCGGGCGGATTATCGCGATGGCGGGGTTCTCACGGATGAACTTTTGCCGGCGCTGGCGGAGGCACGGTGCTGCGCCGACGGGACGTGGGATGCAGAACTGATTGACGAGATGGCGCCGCAAGAATCCGATTTTATCGTCGATAAAAACCGTTACAGCGCGTTCCATGGCACGCCTCTCGATTCGATCCTGCGGGCGGCGGATATCAGGAGCGTCGTGGTCTGCGGCGTGACCACCAATGTCTGCGTGGAAACCACAGCGCGCGATGCGGGCCAGCGCGATTTCCGGACATTTATCGTGCGGGATGCGACGGGCGAAATCGCGCCCGAGCGCAAGGAATGGGCCTTGGCGACGCTTGATACACGCTTTGGACGGGTTGTCGAAGCAGGCGAAGTGCTTCAGGTCTGGTCGGGGGCAGCCAAACATGACGCCTGA
- a CDS encoding amidohydrolase family protein, translating to MSAAKETMSGAIDIVCNPFTARELDLGQTGFGPEFMDQVRMPDEMRRGISLESYIEKMDRAGIARSLLIAVRAGDIRMKGSVEIPYAQVAEYCRAFPDRFSGLAGVDPYRGMDGVRELEEAVTEFGFVGAHLYPHWFGLAPDHAKYYPYYAKCCELGIPIMMQVGQNLVYNPERPLPSVGRPICLDQVAIDFPDLKLLGIHIGVPWTDEMIAMAWKHRNVYIGVDAYAPKYWPEALVHYLNTYGQDKVLFGTDWPVIDPERAVEEIAAMNIREQPLRKLMRENALKVFDLPGSRAKTARAAE from the coding sequence ATGTCGGCTGCGAAAGAGACGATGTCGGGGGCGATTGATATCGTCTGTAACCCTTTCACAGCGAGGGAGCTTGATCTTGGCCAGACGGGCTTCGGCCCCGAATTCATGGACCAGGTCCGCATGCCTGACGAAATGCGCCGGGGTATTTCCCTGGAATCCTATATCGAAAAGATGGACCGGGCGGGGATTGCCCGCTCTCTTCTGATCGCGGTCCGTGCCGGCGACATCCGCATGAAGGGCTCGGTCGAAATCCCCTATGCACAGGTGGCCGAATACTGCAGGGCCTTTCCGGACCGCTTTTCCGGACTGGCGGGGGTGGATCCGTATCGGGGCATGGACGGTGTTCGCGAGTTGGAGGAAGCCGTCACGGAATTCGGCTTTGTCGGGGCGCACCTCTATCCGCATTGGTTCGGGCTGGCGCCGGATCATGCGAAATATTACCCGTACTATGCCAAATGTTGCGAGTTGGGCATCCCGATCATGATGCAGGTGGGTCAGAACCTCGTTTACAATCCGGAGCGCCCGCTCCCCAGCGTCGGCCGGCCGATCTGTCTCGACCAGGTGGCAATTGATTTTCCCGATCTCAAACTTCTGGGGATCCATATCGGGGTGCCGTGGACCGATGAGATGATTGCGATGGCCTGGAAGCACCGCAACGTCTATATCGGCGTGGATGCCTATGCGCCGAAATACTGGCCGGAGGCGCTGGTGCATTATCTCAACACCTACGGGCAGGATAAGGTGCTTTTCGGCACGGATTGGCCCGTGATCGATCCGGAACGGGCTGTCGAGGAGATCGCGGCCATGAACATCCGGGAACAGCCATTGCGTAAGCTGATGCGCGAAAATGCCCTCAAAGTTTTTGACTTGCCAGGAAGCCGCGCGAAGACAGCCCGGGCGGCTGAATAA
- a CDS encoding acetoacetate decarboxylase family protein has translation MALSTKKHQSTNGFLMPNWSPPFGPPPYPMLMAELLMVEFEADREEIERITPPPFEAADHNRLIAFVGDNSQLSHSLAYHEAAILQPVVYKGRTAITVPYIWTSTDTALIAGREIYGMPKLICDDGELRRHANSVAGTLERDGRRMMSLSMTIDRQGSMADLPFGADWAFMRHIPSPDPDWPSLRQLVWVTLEDFNMQECWMGKGWLEMGDPGSSGLDRLKPRSITNAWYGKFQWSLGWGKILMEEKIDSAIKVPGQVGLVDA, from the coding sequence ATGGCGCTAAGCACGAAGAAGCACCAGTCGACAAACGGTTTTCTCATGCCGAACTGGAGTCCGCCCTTCGGCCCGCCGCCCTATCCGATGCTGATGGCGGAACTCCTGATGGTCGAGTTCGAGGCCGACCGGGAAGAGATCGAGCGAATTACTCCCCCGCCCTTCGAAGCGGCGGACCACAACCGGCTGATTGCCTTTGTCGGCGATAACTCGCAGCTTTCCCATTCGCTGGCCTATCATGAGGCAGCGATCCTCCAACCCGTCGTATACAAGGGCCGCACCGCCATCACCGTGCCCTATATCTGGACGTCGACCGACACGGCATTGATTGCGGGCCGCGAAATCTATGGGATGCCCAAGCTGATCTGCGATGACGGCGAGCTCCGCCGGCATGCAAATTCGGTGGCCGGCACACTGGAGCGCGACGGCCGGCGCATGATGTCTCTCTCGATGACCATCGACCGACAGGGATCGATGGCGGATCTGCCATTCGGCGCCGATTGGGCATTTATGCGCCATATCCCGAGCCCCGACCCTGACTGGCCCTCCCTGCGCCAGCTCGTTTGGGTCACGCTGGAAGATTTCAATATGCAGGAATGCTGGATGGGCAAGGGCTGGCTGGAAATGGGCGATCCCGGATCTTCCGGGCTGGACCGGCTGAAGCCGCGTTCGATCACCAATGCGTGGTATGGAAAATTCCAGTGGTCCTTAGGCTGGGGCAAAATATTGATGGAAGAGAAGATCGACTCGGCCATCAAAGTCCCGGGGCAAGTCGGTCTGGTCGATGCGTAG
- a CDS encoding amidohydrolase family protein — translation MTDPFVIDGVTHPYNFHPGNLRGRFGRMFADVMYSFYPAVNPPDIAVSREQWHRDWDPEEFIETMLLESETDMVCTHSLPIFDAFEDGLARAEKGAYLKKAYPDRVLWYARMDMFDVEKSLDELHAQLDAGADGIKMYPARYVDGHTRYWRMDDEKLAFPIFELAEKRGIRNIAIHKALPLGPVSHESMGVGDISDAAECFPDLNFQIVHAGFLFVDETKFLLLNNDNVYATMEASFLACMLNPPEFARLLSEFMAYGGTEKIIYASAAVNPHPQLVLEAFRRFEMPPESPFQLTDEIRAKILGGTLARLHGIDIGAQRRKIANDRFSEARLQNGLRAPWSAVHNESARVR, via the coding sequence ATGACCGATCCTTTCGTGATCGACGGCGTCACTCACCCCTACAATTTTCATCCGGGCAATCTTCGCGGCCGGTTTGGCCGGATGTTCGCAGATGTGATGTACAGTTTCTATCCGGCCGTCAATCCGCCCGATATCGCTGTCAGCCGGGAACAGTGGCACCGCGACTGGGACCCCGAGGAGTTCATCGAGACGATGCTTCTCGAAAGCGAGACAGACATGGTGTGCACTCATTCCCTGCCGATCTTCGATGCCTTCGAGGACGGCCTTGCGCGCGCCGAAAAGGGCGCCTATCTCAAAAAAGCCTATCCGGACCGGGTCCTCTGGTATGCGCGGATGGATATGTTCGATGTCGAGAAGTCGCTTGATGAGCTGCACGCACAGCTCGACGCCGGGGCGGACGGAATCAAGATGTACCCCGCGCGCTACGTCGACGGCCATACCCGTTACTGGCGCATGGACGATGAAAAACTGGCCTTCCCCATTTTCGAACTGGCGGAAAAACGGGGCATTCGCAATATTGCGATCCACAAGGCTCTGCCGCTTGGTCCCGTTTCGCACGAATCCATGGGCGTGGGCGATATTTCGGATGCGGCCGAGTGTTTTCCCGACCTCAACTTCCAGATCGTTCACGCCGGATTTCTGTTTGTCGATGAAACGAAATTCCTGCTCCTGAACAACGATAACGTTTACGCCACAATGGAAGCTTCCTTTCTCGCCTGCATGCTGAACCCGCCGGAATTCGCCCGGCTTCTGAGCGAGTTCATGGCTTACGGAGGCACGGAAAAAATTATCTATGCTTCTGCCGCCGTGAACCCACACCCCCAGCTTGTTCTTGAGGCCTTCCGCCGTTTCGAAATGCCGCCCGAATCGCCATTCCAGTTGACGGACGAGATACGGGCGAAAATCCTGGGCGGGACGCTTGCCCGCTTGCATGGAATAGATATCGGGGCACAACGACGAAAAATCGCGAATGACCGTTTTTCTGAGGCGCGCCTCCAGAATGGCCTGCGGGCGCCCTGGTCCGCCGTCCACAACGAGTCTGCCCGCGTCCGATGA
- a CDS encoding metal-sulfur cluster assembly factor has translation MTSRAAIWDTLGGVADPCMAAVGLDLSVVDLGLIYDVDLDDGHVSVTMTFTEIGCQFTHVVVSGIYDAIEALPGVASVKVVPCWEPLWTEARLTEKAASALALSGVALHRLKRHEHSLKN, from the coding sequence ATGACGAGCCGAGCGGCGATCTGGGATACCCTAGGTGGCGTAGCCGACCCCTGCATGGCGGCGGTCGGCCTGGATCTTTCCGTCGTTGACCTCGGTCTGATTTACGACGTGGACCTGGACGACGGACATGTGTCCGTCACCATGACCTTTACGGAGATAGGGTGCCAGTTCACACATGTCGTGGTGAGCGGCATTTACGATGCCATAGAAGCCCTCCCCGGCGTCGCCTCCGTGAAAGTGGTTCCATGCTGGGAACCGCTCTGGACCGAAGCGCGGCTTACGGAGAAAGCCGCCTCTGCCCTGGCCCTTAGCGGCGTGGCGCTGCACAGGCTCAAGCGGCATGAGCATAGCCTGAAGAATTAA
- a CDS encoding zinc-binding dehydrogenase, translating into MKAIVIHEHGGVDKLRYEDVPSPEPGPGDVVIQVHAAGLNHFDHDVREGLSGIDHPKPHIMGLEAAGTVAAIGTAVTGFKTGDRVAPVFALSAGRCNLPVCNCEKGLDNLCPVGGILGVTHPGCYAEYVKVAAHNVLHLPEGLDFEEAASVQVTMATAWHMMVTQLRLIPGETVLVNAAGSGIGSSAIQIGKLLGATVITTAGQDEKLRQAKELGADFTINYTEKNISAEVMDITRGRGVDAVVESVGGTALQQSLDALAWGGRLATCGAHAGETVPINIIEFFRKEISMTGTHGATKGQIAEVFRLVTAKKLRPIIHSRFALADAAKAHELADSRNFFGKILLCP; encoded by the coding sequence ATGAAAGCGATCGTGATCCACGAGCATGGCGGCGTTGATAAGCTGCGGTATGAAGACGTTCCCTCGCCCGAGCCCGGACCCGGCGATGTCGTGATCCAGGTCCACGCGGCCGGCCTTAATCATTTTGACCATGACGTCCGCGAGGGACTGTCCGGGATCGATCATCCAAAGCCCCACATCATGGGACTTGAGGCCGCAGGAACCGTGGCCGCGATCGGCACCGCCGTCACGGGCTTCAAAACAGGTGATCGGGTCGCCCCCGTATTCGCCCTGAGCGCAGGGCGCTGCAACCTGCCGGTCTGCAATTGCGAAAAGGGCTTGGACAACCTCTGCCCCGTCGGCGGAATTCTTGGCGTGACCCATCCCGGGTGCTACGCCGAATACGTCAAGGTGGCCGCCCATAACGTGCTGCACCTTCCCGAGGGACTCGATTTCGAGGAAGCTGCCTCGGTCCAGGTCACCATGGCCACGGCATGGCACATGATGGTGACGCAGCTCCGTCTTATTCCCGGGGAAACCGTCCTCGTGAATGCCGCCGGCAGCGGCATTGGATCTTCCGCGATCCAGATTGGGAAATTGCTCGGAGCCACCGTCATCACTACCGCCGGGCAGGACGAGAAACTGCGCCAAGCGAAAGAGTTGGGCGCCGATTTCACAATCAACTACACGGAAAAGAACATCTCGGCCGAGGTCATGGATATCACCCGGGGACGAGGCGTTGACGCCGTCGTGGAAAGTGTCGGCGGAACGGCCTTGCAACAGAGCCTCGATGCCCTTGCCTGGGGCGGCCGGCTTGCCACCTGCGGTGCTCATGCGGGCGAGACCGTGCCGATCAATATTATTGAATTCTTCCGTAAGGAAATTTCAATGACGGGCACCCATGGCGCCACCAAGGGCCAGATTGCCGAAGTCTTCCGGCTCGTGACGGCCAAGAAGCTTCGTCCCATCATCCATAGCCGCTTCGCCCTTGCCGATGCGGCTAAGGCGCATGAGTTGGCAGATTCCCGAAATTTCTTCGGGAAGATTCTGCTCTGTCCCTGA
- a CDS encoding aminotransferase class IV encodes MSFDPIVYVNGTYSRASEAGLSVFDQGFLLGDGVFDVVSAWKGRIFKMDEHIERFFRSLQAARLNVSLTKDDWRDIILEVCRRNDLQDASIRFIVTRGVPKEVLADPRDFIPTIVVWAVPYIFLADEETRKNGIRLYITHLRGMSPDTLDPAFKSLDRLHFQLARLDALEAGYDDVIWLSRAGYVLEGPASNLFLVKNGALITPGEEILPGITRATFIELAEREGVPVRQLNFTPFDLYNADEVFTTSTAGGALAVREIMGRKISQAPGPVTTRLQDAYFRMREAGEYSTDI; translated from the coding sequence GTGTCATTCGATCCGATTGTTTACGTTAACGGAACTTACAGCCGGGCCAGCGAAGCCGGACTCTCCGTCTTCGATCAGGGATTCCTGCTGGGCGACGGCGTGTTCGACGTGGTCTCGGCCTGGAAGGGCCGGATTTTCAAGATGGACGAGCATATCGAGCGCTTTTTCCGATCCTTGCAGGCCGCGCGTCTGAATGTCTCGCTGACGAAGGATGACTGGCGCGATATCATCCTCGAGGTCTGCCGCCGCAATGATCTCCAGGATGCCAGCATCCGGTTCATCGTGACCCGGGGTGTGCCGAAAGAAGTTCTGGCTGATCCGAGAGACTTCATTCCGACTATTGTGGTCTGGGCGGTGCCGTACATCTTTCTTGCGGATGAGGAAACCCGGAAGAACGGCATTCGGCTGTATATCACCCATTTGAGGGGGATGAGTCCCGACACTCTCGATCCCGCCTTCAAGTCGCTCGACCGATTGCATTTCCAGCTTGCCCGCCTGGATGCCCTGGAAGCCGGCTATGACGACGTGATCTGGCTCAGCCGCGCCGGATACGTTCTCGAGGGGCCTGCCTCTAATCTCTTCCTGGTCAAGAACGGCGCTCTGATCACGCCCGGCGAGGAAATTCTGCCGGGCATCACCCGGGCCACGTTCATCGAACTTGCAGAACGCGAGGGCGTGCCGGTGCGCCAGCTCAACTTTACCCCTTTCGATCTTTACAATGCCGATGAAGTCTTCACCACCAGCACCGCGGGAGGCGCCCTTGCCGTGCGCGAGATCATGGGGCGGAAAATCAGCCAGGCGCCGGGGCCGGTGACGACGCGGCTTCAGGATGCCTATTTCCGGATGCGGGAAGCGGGCGAATATTCGACCGACATCTGA
- a CDS encoding SDR family NAD(P)-dependent oxidoreductase yields MRFQDKIVVVTGAGSQVGIGRQAALAFAREGAKLGICDRVPEDLEKTVTELRKMGADVLGAVTDVASTNEVNKFVGDVEDRFGAIDAVVSIAGIARTKPFMDLTDEDIEETMGVNFGGTVRLIRAAAPGMVDNGGGNVISISSVAARPWGWKNHAPYSASKAALEGLTRALAVEFGPAGIRVNAIAPGIIRTAMSADPVNSIGEEGLAKIHEIIPLRRVGRPEEIAQVALMLCSDESSYVTGQTVVVDGGITLGDLG; encoded by the coding sequence ATGCGTTTTCAGGACAAGATTGTCGTCGTCACGGGGGCAGGCAGCCAGGTCGGCATTGGACGGCAGGCCGCCCTGGCGTTTGCCAGGGAGGGGGCGAAGCTGGGCATATGTGACCGGGTGCCGGAAGATCTTGAAAAGACCGTGACGGAACTTCGGAAGATGGGCGCGGACGTTCTCGGAGCCGTGACCGACGTCGCCAGCACGAATGAGGTCAACAAGTTTGTCGGTGATGTCGAAGACCGGTTTGGTGCGATTGATGCCGTCGTCAGTATCGCCGGGATCGCGCGGACAAAACCCTTCATGGACTTAACCGATGAAGACATCGAAGAAACCATGGGCGTCAATTTTGGGGGGACGGTCCGGCTCATACGCGCGGCCGCCCCGGGCATGGTGGATAATGGCGGCGGCAACGTGATCTCGATCTCCTCGGTTGCGGCCCGCCCCTGGGGCTGGAAAAATCATGCCCCCTATAGTGCCTCGAAGGCGGCCCTGGAAGGCCTGACCCGCGCGCTGGCGGTCGAATTCGGGCCCGCTGGGATCCGGGTGAACGCGATTGCACCGGGGATTATCCGGACGGCGATGAGTGCCGATCCTGTTAACTCGATCGGGGAGGAAGGTCTGGCGAAGATCCACGAGATCATTCCCCTCCGGCGGGTCGGAAGACCGGAAGAAATCGCCCAGGTCGCGCTGATGCTTTGCTCGGACGAGTCAAGCTATGTGACTGGGCAGACAGTTGTCGTCGATGGCGGCATCACGTTGGGAGATCTCGGGTAA
- a CDS encoding DUF3891 family protein, whose product MIVQSAPDGQPHFLITMAQHTRFAGALAEVFGNERFEKISPKAEMEFVIAHHDAGWAAYDAAPGLDRETGLPYNLTRTPLDDILKTSSASPDFNEAYHPYAGLISSMHSWGLYNGRYGLSDKVLMENFSEDQKKRIAPMLDHEVGRQARLEKDLASDPDVRAWISTDKKMQNYKQLQFFDTFSLYFHMTHAANRKAMRIEHVPLTAVEDVSVTVTPVADGYVLDPFPFAEDRIEVPFEGRYLAAGECETEAALHRRLADQAVDSQSVTLLAPR is encoded by the coding sequence ATGATTGTACAATCCGCTCCGGACGGCCAGCCGCATTTCCTCATTACGATGGCGCAACACACCCGGTTCGCGGGCGCGCTTGCCGAGGTGTTCGGCAATGAGCGATTCGAAAAGATTTCACCGAAAGCCGAGATGGAGTTCGTTATCGCGCATCATGACGCTGGCTGGGCCGCCTACGACGCCGCCCCCGGCCTCGATCGGGAAACCGGCCTGCCCTATAACCTGACCAGAACACCGCTCGACGATATCCTTAAGACGAGCAGCGCTTCGCCCGATTTCAACGAAGCCTATCATCCTTATGCCGGGCTTATCTCGTCCATGCACAGTTGGGGGCTCTATAACGGGCGCTATGGCTTGTCGGACAAGGTGCTTATGGAAAATTTTTCGGAGGATCAGAAGAAGCGGATCGCTCCGATGCTGGACCACGAAGTTGGCAGGCAGGCGCGCCTCGAAAAGGATCTTGCCAGCGATCCGGATGTGCGTGCGTGGATTTCTACCGATAAAAAAATGCAGAACTACAAGCAACTGCAATTCTTTGACACGTTCTCACTGTATTTCCATATGACCCATGCCGCGAACCGGAAAGCAATGCGGATCGAGCACGTGCCCTTGACAGCGGTGGAGGATGTGAGCGTAACCGTGACGCCGGTGGCTGATGGCTATGTTCTCGACCCGTTTCCCTTTGCTGAAGATCGGATCGAGGTCCCGTTCGAGGGGCGCTATCTGGCCGCTGGCGAATGTGAGACTGAAGCCGCCCTTCACCGGAGACTTGCGGATCAGGCGGTCGATTCCCAAAGCGTGACTCTTCTCGCGCCCCGATAA
- a CDS encoding alpha/beta fold hydrolase codes for MAQNDNPEIGKFIQAAGIETNYHDLGSGAPLLLLHGSGPGVSAFANWRLNMNELAENARVIAPDMVGFGFTERPENVTYSMENWVAHAIGLMDALGLDQVDVVGNSFGGGLALALGVRHPQRIRRLVLMGAAGLEFELTKGLDDVWGYTPSIDYMRKILDIMAYDRSLVTDELAEIRYKATMREGIQEAYASMFPAPRQRWIKALAQSEDDVAALKHRTLILHGRDDQVIPVQNSIRLNQLISDSQLHVFGKCGHWTQIEQRNRFNRLVRDFVAED; via the coding sequence ATGGCTCAAAACGATAATCCGGAAATCGGCAAATTCATTCAGGCCGCCGGCATCGAGACCAATTACCATGACCTCGGATCGGGTGCGCCGCTTCTGCTGCTGCACGGCTCGGGCCCTGGCGTGAGTGCTTTCGCGAACTGGCGCCTCAACATGAATGAGTTGGCCGAGAACGCTCGTGTGATTGCCCCCGATATGGTGGGCTTCGGGTTTACGGAGCGGCCGGAGAACGTAACCTATTCCATGGAAAACTGGGTTGCCCACGCCATTGGCCTCATGGACGCGCTCGGTCTGGATCAGGTGGACGTGGTCGGTAATTCCTTCGGCGGAGGGTTGGCCCTGGCCCTCGGCGTTCGTCATCCGCAAAGAATTCGTCGCCTCGTCCTGATGGGTGCGGCCGGCCTTGAATTTGAGCTGACCAAGGGGCTGGACGATGTCTGGGGGTATACGCCGTCGATCGATTATATGCGGAAGATCCTGGATATCATGGCTTATGACCGGTCTCTCGTGACGGACGAACTCGCGGAAATCCGCTATAAGGCTACCATGCGTGAGGGCATCCAGGAGGCATATGCGTCCATGTTTCCGGCACCACGGCAACGTTGGATCAAGGCGCTCGCGCAATCGGAAGACGATGTTGCGGCGCTCAAACATCGCACTCTCATTCTGCATGGCCGTGACGACCAGGTGATACCGGTTCAGAACTCGATTCGCTTGAATCAGCTTATTTCTGATTCCCAGCTTCATGTTTTCGGAAAATGTGGTCACTGGACCCAGATCGAGCAGCGCAACCGGTTCAACAGGCTGGTCAGAGATTTCGTGGCGGAAGATTAA
- a CDS encoding DsbA family protein produces the protein MSEQANVRVFFNFRSPYCYLVSKRMFRLFDNFQANLVWRPLGGWQGRSAPDRAKVKIPGTRQDVARIGRKMGLPVNPPPIDTDPTAAGAGSLLAEEKGLLRQYVVMMMWTEWAEGENIGDLDVLLKVGEKIGLDRDELAAAASDKARLKQLDANWEEAQASHVIGVPTFVYEDQVFWGNDRLEYLEDIFREKGLVRPEASTLP, from the coding sequence GTGTCCGAACAGGCGAACGTTCGCGTTTTCTTCAATTTCCGAAGCCCCTATTGCTATCTCGTCTCCAAACGGATGTTTCGGCTTTTTGATAATTTTCAGGCCAATTTGGTATGGCGGCCCCTTGGCGGATGGCAGGGCCGCTCCGCGCCGGATCGGGCCAAGGTCAAGATCCCCGGGACTCGTCAGGACGTGGCACGCATCGGCCGCAAGATGGGGTTGCCGGTCAATCCACCGCCGATCGACACGGACCCAACCGCTGCCGGGGCGGGGTCTCTCCTCGCGGAGGAGAAGGGCCTGCTGCGACAGTACGTCGTTATGATGATGTGGACGGAGTGGGCCGAGGGTGAGAATATCGGCGATCTGGACGTGTTGCTGAAGGTTGGAGAAAAGATCGGGCTGGACCGCGATGAGCTGGCCGCGGCAGCAAGCGATAAGGCGCGTCTCAAACAGCTTGATGCCAATTGGGAAGAGGCTCAGGCCTCTCATGTGATCGGCGTGCCGACCTTCGTGTACGAGGACCAGGTGTTCTGGGGGAATGACCGGCTGGAGTATCTGGAAGACATTTTCCGTGAGAAGGGCCTGGTCAGGCCGGAAGCATCCACCCTTCCCTGA
- the dmpH gene encoding 2-oxo-3-hexenedioate decarboxylase: MALSAKVIGALAERLEEAELNAKDVTKITDEYPDMDWEDSYAIQYAIRDRKIKRGHKIVGLKMGLTSQAKMAQMGVSDPVYGFLADYFSVPDGGTVNTKELIHPKIEAEIAFVTKAPLKGPGCHIGSVLAATDFVLPAIEIIDSRYRDFKFDLKSVIADNTSSARFVTGGRSKSVRDVDLKTLGVVVEKNGSVVELGAGAAVLGHPAMSVAMLANMLGHRGEEIPAGTFIMTGGVTAAVSVSAGDSIVARYQGLGSISVNFG; the protein is encoded by the coding sequence ATGGCGCTATCGGCAAAAGTAATTGGGGCCCTCGCTGAACGGCTGGAAGAGGCGGAGCTGAACGCAAAGGACGTGACCAAGATCACGGACGAATACCCGGACATGGATTGGGAGGATTCCTACGCCATCCAGTACGCCATTCGGGACAGGAAAATTAAGCGGGGACACAAGATTGTCGGCCTCAAGATGGGGCTTACCTCCCAGGCGAAAATGGCACAGATGGGAGTGTCTGATCCGGTCTACGGATTTCTTGCCGATTATTTCAGCGTTCCGGATGGGGGAACGGTCAATACGAAGGAGTTGATCCACCCGAAGATCGAGGCTGAAATCGCCTTTGTCACCAAGGCGCCGTTGAAAGGCCCGGGATGCCATATCGGGTCGGTGCTGGCGGCGACAGATTTCGTGCTGCCGGCGATCGAGATCATCGACTCGCGCTATCGGGACTTCAAATTCGATCTCAAGAGTGTAATTGCCGACAACACGTCGTCTGCCAGATTTGTTACGGGCGGGCGTTCCAAGAGCGTGCGGGACGTCGATCTCAAGACTTTGGGGGTGGTTGTCGAGAAAAATGGCAGCGTGGTCGAGTTGGGCGCCGGCGCAGCCGTGCTCGGCCATCCGGCCATGAGTGTGGCGATGCTGGCCAATATGCTTGGACATCGCGGAGAGGAAATACCGGCGGGAACCTTTATCATGACAGGCGGCGTGACGGCTGCAGTTTCCGTGAGTGCCGGCGATTCGATCGTGGCCCGATATCAGGGGCTGGGCTCGATTTCCGTCAACTTCGGATAA
- the dmpG gene encoding 4-hydroxy-2-oxovalerate aldolase, whose protein sequence is MDLKGKKVTLHDMCLRDGMHAKAHQISLEQMKAIAKGLDEAGVPLIEVTHGDGLGGSSVNYGFGAYTDEEYLRAVIPEMKQAKVSALLLPGIGTVDHLRMARDCGVHTIRVATHCTEADVSEQHIGLSRELGLDTVGFLMMAHMIGPEEILEQAKLMESYGANCIYCTDSAGTMLPDDVTARISLLRRELNPDTELGFHAHHNLGMGVANSLTAIDAGANRIDGSAAGLGAGAGNTPLEVLAAVLERMGADTAVMGNNKGIDVYKLMDVAEELIIPLMDQPIRVDRDSLVLGYAGVYSSFLLHARRAEKKHGIPARDILVELGRRGTVGGQEDMIEDLALEMKRTREAAA, encoded by the coding sequence ATGGATCTCAAGGGAAAAAAGGTCACGCTCCACGATATGTGTCTTCGCGATGGGATGCACGCCAAGGCTCATCAGATCTCGTTGGAGCAGATGAAGGCGATCGCCAAGGGCCTCGACGAAGCCGGCGTTCCCTTGATCGAGGTGACGCACGGCGACGGCCTGGGTGGCTCGTCGGTGAATTACGGATTCGGTGCTTACACGGACGAGGAATACCTTCGCGCCGTCATTCCCGAGATGAAGCAGGCCAAAGTCTCCGCATTGTTGTTACCGGGGATCGGGACCGTCGACCATTTGAGGATGGCACGCGATTGCGGCGTCCACACGATTCGTGTGGCGACCCATTGTACCGAAGCCGACGTCTCCGAGCAGCATATCGGCCTGTCCCGCGAGCTTGGCCTGGATACGGTCGGATTTCTCATGATGGCCCACATGATCGGGCCCGAGGAAATCCTTGAACAGGCAAAACTCATGGAATCCTACGGGGCCAACTGCATCTACTGCACGGACTCGGCAGGAACCATGCTGCCAGACGATGTGACGGCACGTATTTCACTGCTGCGGCGTGAATTGAACCCCGACACTGAGCTCGGCTTTCACGCGCATCACAACCTTGGCATGGGGGTGGCAAATTCGCTGACCGCCATAGATGCCGGTGCGAACAGGATCGACGGGTCGGCCGCCGGACTGGGCGCGGGGGCCGGTAATACGCCTCTGGAAGTCCTTGCGGCGGTGCTCGAACGCATGGGAGCGGACACCGCGGTCATGGGAAACAACAAGGGGATCGATGTCTACAAGCTCATGGATGTTGCTGAAGAGCTTATAATTCCCCTGATGGATCAGCCTATCCGCGTTGACCGGGATTCCCTGGTGCTGGGGTATGCAGGCGTCTACTCATCCTTCCTTCTGCACGCAAGACGGGCCGAAAAGAAGCATGGCATTCCAGCGCGCGATATTCTTGTCGAACTGGGCCGTCGGGGGACGGTGGGCGGTCAGGAAGACATGATCGAGGATCTCGCACTCGAAATGAAACGCACACGCGAGGCGGCGGCCTGA